The Anopheles merus strain MAF chromosome 2L, AmerM5.1, whole genome shotgun sequence genome has a segment encoding these proteins:
- the LOC121593383 gene encoding adenosine deaminase 2-like, translated as MKKDELKVVDRTRPVAGMHFFDAKPFIENSTVFEALKLMPKGAILHLHNSAAVSSSWVIKNLTYRAEAKLCNVDDRYYFTVRPLNFCPENQTRPINQLRKERKDDIDTFDIWLESFINMSLKPTRTGYASTHELWLDFESCFDAMKGFLQYKPFFEAYHWQLLHEFYNDRVYYIELRMSFAKVFDADGREYGPPEVAYLLHRIVDDFRRLHPAFQGVKLILAKHRNMTDGELEKALQLYDSLSTTFPGFVVGFDLVGQEDINRSLKSFSSLLVQPPVSSGPPKYFFHAGEIAGYFTEADENVIDAVLLDTKRIGHGYALMKHPILWHAVQRKQIAIEVCPISNQVLGLVRDLRNHPASFYVAQNIPIVITSDDPGFWDAVGVTFDYYYAFMAIAPHSGLGFLKQLVWDSIRYSSLSDGERQNITATMEKQWALFVRQVVSANSSAIE; from the exons ATGAAAAAGGACGAGCTAAAGGTGGTCGACCGAACCCGACCCGTGGCAGGAATGCATTTCTTTGATGCAAAACCTTTCATCGAGAATAGCACCGTGTTTGAGGCGTTAAAACTTATGCCGAAGGGTGCTATCCTGCATCTGCACAACTCGGCCGCCGTCTCGTCCAGCTGGGTGATCAAGAATCTAACTTACCGTGCGGAGGCGAAGCTGTGTAATGTAGACGATCGTTACTATTTCACCGTAAG ACCGCTTAACTTCTGTCCAGAAAATCAAACGCGACCCATCAATCAGCTTCGCAAGGAGCGGAAGGATGATATCGATACGTTCGACATATGGTTGGAATCGTTTATCAACATGAGCCTGAAACCGACGCGAACCGGATACGCTTCCACCCATGAGCTGTGGCTCGATTTCGAGAGCTGTTTCGATGCGATGAAGGGCTTCCTGCAGTACAAGCCCTTCTTCGAGGCGTACCATTGGCAGCTGCTGCACGAGTTCTATAACGATCGCGTGTATTACATCGAGTTGCGGATGTCCTTCGCGAAAGTGTTCGACGCTGATGGGAGGGAGTATGGTCCACCGGAAGTGGCGTATCTTTTGCATCGCATCGTGGATGACTTTCGCCGCCTGCATCCAGCGTTTCAGGGGGTCAAACTGATACTGGCCAAACACAGGAACATGACCGATGGGGAGCTGGAGAAAGCGTTACAACTGTACGATAGCTTAAG TACCACTTTTCCCGGGTTTGTAGTCGGATTCGATTTGGTTGGCCAGGAGGATATTAATCGATCGTTGAAAAGCTTTTCATCGCTGCTAGTACAACCACCAGTATCATCGGGACCACCGAAATACTTTTTCCATGCTGGAGAAATAG CTGGATATTTCacagaagcggacgaaaacgTTATCGATGCCGTGCTGCTCGATACTAAGCGTATAGGGCACGGTTATGCGCTGATGAAGCATCCCATCCTTTGGCACGCGGTACAGCGCAAGCAGATCGCGATCGAAGTGTGTCCGATCTCGAACCAGGTGCTTGGGCTGGTGCGCGATCTGCGCAATCATCCGGCCAGCTTTTACGTTGCGCAGAACATACCCATCGTCATAACGAGTGACGATCCTGGCTTTTGGGATGCGGTTGGGGTAACGTTCGATTACTACTACGCGTTTATGGCGATCGCACCCCACTCCGGGCTAGGGTTTCTCAAGCAGCTTGTCTGGGACTCGATTCG ATACAGTTCGCTAAGCGATGGAGAGCGACAAAACATCACCGCTACTATGGAGAAACAATGGGCCTTATTTGTGCGGCAGGTTGTTAGTGCAAATTCTTCAGCAATTGAATGA